In the genome of Solanum stenotomum isolate F172 unplaced genomic scaffold, ASM1918654v1 scaffold36592, whole genome shotgun sequence, the window AGTTGCAAGAGTTAATCAGGAAGAAGTATAATGTGCATGTTGGTAAGACCACAGCTAGAAGAGCAAGAGCTAAAATTTTGAATGAAATTATGGGTGATCATGTTAAGGAGTTTGGGAGAATTCTTGATTATAAGGATGAGTTGTTAAGGTCTAATCCTGGGAGTACTTGTGTGGTGAAGCTTGGTGAAGCTAATGAAGATGGTAGGGTAGTATTTGAGGCATTTTACATCTGTTTTGCTGCACTCAAGATGACATTCATGTCAGCTAGAAAATGTATTGGTTTGGATGGTTGTTTCTTGAAGGGGGTATGCAGGGGTCAATTACTTATTGCAGTGGCCAATGATGGCAATAATCAAATGCTTCCACTTGCTTGGGCTGTAGTTGAAAATGAGAACACAAACAGTTGGAGTTGGTTTATTTCTCTGTTGCAAGAAGATTTGGGATTAAGAGATGGAACAAATTTCACCATTATGTCAGACATGCAAAAGGTAAACTTGTTTTTATTTCTCTGTTGGTTTACTATTTTttcaacttaattatttaatgtttgttgtaacttgtaaggaCTGGATTTAGCTATTAAGAAGTTGTTGCCAGCTTGTGAGGAAAGAAGGTGTGCTAGGCATATACTAGCAAATTGGTCACAGAATTGGAAAGGGCTGCAAAGGAAGAAACTGTTCTGGAAGTGTGCTAGAAGTACTTTTGAAGCTGAATTCAGAGAAAATCTGGAAGAGCTGTCTAAACTAGGTACGGGTATAGTGGATGATCTAATTTACTATGATAAAGAATATTGGTGCAAAGTGTATTTTAATTGTGAAGTTAAGTCTGATGCAATAGATAATAATATGTGTGAGAGCTTTAATGCTTGGATTTTGTCTGCAAGGCATAAAACCATTATTAGTATGCTTGAAGAGATAAGGATTAAGGTCATGACTAGGTTAGCTAGGTTAAGTGAATTTCCAAACTCTTGGATAACCAACTTCTCTCCAATGGCAATGAAAGTATTAGAAGAAAATATTGATAAGTCAATGGCATGTAACATTGAGTTTAATGGAGTAACTGGATATGAGGTTTTAGATGGATACAAACAACACACTGTATGTTTGAGAAAGAGGGAGTGTAGTTGTAGATCTTGGATGTTGAAGGGAATACCATGTG includes:
- the LOC125852533 gene encoding uncharacterized protein LOC125852533 yields the protein MRLKQPNTKRKKHTTDSVKFDPNSKKIVWQLGMIFESVKEFRLAVTKYVIQRRVHIEKCVNEPTRVRVRCCKVNCKWLLYASLDRKTNNFVIKTYMPIHLCQKASRNYLCNSKFIASVFKDKVIEQPNIRVFKLQELIRKKYNVHVGKTTARRARAKILNEIMGDHVKEFGRILDYKDELLRSNPGSTCVVKLGEANEDGRVVFEAFYICFAALKMTFMSARKCIGLDGCFLKGVCRGQLLIAVANDGNNQMLPLAWAVVENENTNSWSWFISLLQEDLGLRDGTNFTIMSDMQKLLPACEERRCARHILANWSQNWKGLQRKKLFWKCARSTFEAEFRENLEELSKLGTGIVDDLIYYDKEYWCKVYFNCEVKSDAIDNNMCESFNAWILSARHKTIISMLEEIRIKVMTRLARLSEFPNSWITNFSPMAMKVLEENIDKSMACNIEFNGVTGYEVLDGYKQHTVCLRKRECSCRSWMLKGIPCAHALAAMLHRQYDPHDFIHPCXLLTFHTTYE